In one Betta splendens chromosome 14, fBetSpl5.4, whole genome shotgun sequence genomic region, the following are encoded:
- the fam76b gene encoding protein FAM76B isoform X1, with protein MATSALYACTKCNQRYPFEELSQGQQLCKECRIAHPIVKCTYCRSEFQQESKTNTICKKCAQNVKQFGTPKPCQYCNIIAAFIGTKCQRCTNSEKKYGPPQTCEQCKQQCAFDRKEEGRRKVDGKLLCWLCTLSYRRVLQKTKEQRKGFGSSNSSSLNEKDHHSRSHHHHHHHQHRHSSSHHKLSGSLSPEQEQGLWKPSHKSSSIQKETPKKKPKLEMKPSNGDSSSITQSMDSGGTDNFILISQLKEEVMSLKRLLQQRDQTILEKDRKLTELKADFQYQESNMRVKMNQMEKSHKEAMEQQQAKNRELMKQVAALSKGKKFDRTGSSMLLP; from the exons ATGGCAACGTCGGCTCTGTACGCCTGTACGAAGTGTAACCAGCGGTATCCTTTCGAGGAGCTGTCGCAGGGCCAGCAGCTGTGCAAG GAGTGTCGCATCGCACACCCAATAGTGAAGTGCACATACTGCAGATCTGAGTTTCAGCAGGAAAG TAAAACTAATACAATCTGCAAGAAATGTGCCCAGAATGTCAAACAGTTCGGAACG cCCAAACCCTGTCAGTACTGTAACATCATAGCAGCTTTTATTGGAACAAAGTGTCAGCGTTGCACTAACTCAGAAAAGAAATATGGACCTCCACAGACATGCGAACAATGCAAACAGCAATGCGCCTTTGACCGCAAGGAAGAAGGCAGGAGAAAG GTGGATGGGAAACTGCTATGTTGGCTCTGTACTTTGTCTTACCGCCGGGTCCTGCAGAAGACCAAGGAGCAGAGGAAAGGCTTTGGCTCGTCCAACTCCTCGTCCCTGAACGAGAAAGACCATCACTCCAGATCgcaccatcatcaccaccaccaccaacacagacacagcagttCACACCACAA ACTAAGTGGGAGCTTGAGTCCTGAGCAGGAGCAGGGATTGTGGAAGCCgag CCATAAATCATCTTCTATTCAGAAGGAGACTCCAAAGAAAAAACCAAAACTGGAGATGAAGCCATCCAATGGGGACAG TAGTTCCATCACCCAGTCTATGGACTCTGGAGGAACAGACAACTTCATTCTCATCAGCCAACTAAAAGAGGAGGTGATGTCACTAAAGAGACTTTTGCAACAGAGGGATCAGACCATCTTAGAGAAGGACAGGAAG CTTACAGAGCTCAAAGCAGACTTTCAGTACCAGGAATCCAACATGAGAGTTAAGATGAATCAAATGGAGAAGTCCCACAAAGAGGCTATGGAGCAACAGCAG GCCAAGAACAGGGAGTTGATGAAACAAGTGGCTGCCCTCTCAAAAGGAAAAAAGTTTGACCGAACAGGAAGTTCAATGCTGCTGCCCTAA
- the fam76b gene encoding protein FAM76B isoform X2, which translates to MATSALYACTKCNQRYPFEELSQGQQLCKECRIAHPIVKCTYCRSEFQQESKTNTICKKCAQNVKQFGTPKPCQYCNIIAAFIGTKCQRCTNSEKKYGPPQTCEQCKQQCAFDRKEEGRRKVDGKLLCWLCTLSYRRVLQKTKEQRKGFGSSNSSSLNEKDHHSRSHHHHHHHQHRHSSSHHKLSGSLSPEQEQGLWKPSHKSSSIQKETPKKKPKLEMKPSNGDSSITQSMDSGGTDNFILISQLKEEVMSLKRLLQQRDQTILEKDRKLTELKADFQYQESNMRVKMNQMEKSHKEAMEQQQAKNRELMKQVAALSKGKKFDRTGSSMLLP; encoded by the exons ATGGCAACGTCGGCTCTGTACGCCTGTACGAAGTGTAACCAGCGGTATCCTTTCGAGGAGCTGTCGCAGGGCCAGCAGCTGTGCAAG GAGTGTCGCATCGCACACCCAATAGTGAAGTGCACATACTGCAGATCTGAGTTTCAGCAGGAAAG TAAAACTAATACAATCTGCAAGAAATGTGCCCAGAATGTCAAACAGTTCGGAACG cCCAAACCCTGTCAGTACTGTAACATCATAGCAGCTTTTATTGGAACAAAGTGTCAGCGTTGCACTAACTCAGAAAAGAAATATGGACCTCCACAGACATGCGAACAATGCAAACAGCAATGCGCCTTTGACCGCAAGGAAGAAGGCAGGAGAAAG GTGGATGGGAAACTGCTATGTTGGCTCTGTACTTTGTCTTACCGCCGGGTCCTGCAGAAGACCAAGGAGCAGAGGAAAGGCTTTGGCTCGTCCAACTCCTCGTCCCTGAACGAGAAAGACCATCACTCCAGATCgcaccatcatcaccaccaccaccaacacagacacagcagttCACACCACAA ACTAAGTGGGAGCTTGAGTCCTGAGCAGGAGCAGGGATTGTGGAAGCCgag CCATAAATCATCTTCTATTCAGAAGGAGACTCCAAAGAAAAAACCAAAACTGGAGATGAAGCCATCCAATGGGGACAG TTCCATCACCCAGTCTATGGACTCTGGAGGAACAGACAACTTCATTCTCATCAGCCAACTAAAAGAGGAGGTGATGTCACTAAAGAGACTTTTGCAACAGAGGGATCAGACCATCTTAGAGAAGGACAGGAAG CTTACAGAGCTCAAAGCAGACTTTCAGTACCAGGAATCCAACATGAGAGTTAAGATGAATCAAATGGAGAAGTCCCACAAAGAGGCTATGGAGCAACAGCAG GCCAAGAACAGGGAGTTGATGAAACAAGTGGCTGCCCTCTCAAAAGGAAAAAAGTTTGACCGAACAGGAAGTTCAATGCTGCTGCCCTAA